The Biomphalaria glabrata chromosome 6, xgBioGlab47.1, whole genome shotgun sequence genomic interval TGCAACCCACAAGATGGCagcataaacaaaaaagataatatCCCCATCAACAAGTTTGCTAGCCATTCCATTTGCAGAATAAGCATCTAACAGAACTATAATAAGATAATGCTACACATATAAACAAATTAGCGTGTTTTTCATGACTGCATTTTATACTTTAAGccatacaaattttttttttttttttatgcagacACAGCATTCACTATTTTTGATGGTCAAAgagaatgatttaaaaaaaaattatgaccaTTGAAGTTGGCcacatttagtttttaatataCATCTTCATGGAAGACTTAAATAGAACAACAAAGAACCATATTCTCAGAGGGAGAAAAGTAGTACAAATTTGGCAACAGCTACCCCACACCCGCATtgggtgttaaaaaaaagtcttattaTCCATACGAATCCATTGTTATTTCCAGCGGTAAggtattttaatcatttttaaatacttttaaattttgttaagtCCACATAAGGATGCTACAGACTAAAATCACTGTATGCATTTCTTTGACGAAGTGGAGAAGAAGCTTGTACATCCTTGATTGGAGAGCTCATTTTTTTgggtcaatttttttaaaattaagatgAACATTTCCAAGGCATAGAAGCCAATCAGGAGAGACTCAAGGAGCAGCGACAAGATACCTTTCAATGAAGGATCACGCACCATAGCAAGTCACAATGCTAGAGTAGTTTCATTACTGCCACCAAGGTCAATACATAACTGGCACTGGTTTCTGAACACTGTCTACAGCCATTATGTTGATCTCCCTGACGTCTGTAGGAGTGGTGGGCTGCTCTTGCTTGTGAGAGTCTTGCTTTGTTGGAGTCTGGCTCTGATTGTACGCAGACATGCAGTTACGAATGGTCTGCTCTACCTGTTCCACGCAACCTCTAATTAAATCCTGAAAACagacaaattaaaagttaaaCAACTGAAAGAATCAACATAGAAAGACAGttaagaaatgaaaagaatGTTAGGAATTTACTTTAAGAAAATCCTTACCATATCATTGCCTGTGATGGCATGCAATGTCATTAATTCAGTTCCTGACTCGCAATTCAAATTCCTAAATGCTGTACCTATTGCAGCACAAGCAATCATTGAAGGTGGGATCATCATGAATTTAGAATCTGAGAAGAAATAATGTTCaagatattattatataattaactGTATACAATTGACAAAGGCCAGACTAGTATATGGCCCTAACTTAATGTACATGGCAGTATAAAAGGCCAGGAAAAGTAGGGCAAGTTTGCCTAACAAAGAAAGGTCATTTATTACTGGCTGTCACAGGTGGAATGCATATCTTTACTAAGGTGACttttatattcaaataaaaactaatgctaaaaaaaattacatttaaactaatatttattattattattattattttcaaaaataggaattgttaaaaaaaaagttttaaaaatttaagtttTTGGTTAAAAAGGTtaactaaaaaatgtttttttatttaatgtatgaACATCAAATATTATCTTGAccaaacaaatttatttaaagactaGTACATCTAGtccaaagaacaaaaaaattaccTGTTGCACACAAAGCAGCAAATGTTTGGGCCTGCTTTTTGACTGCAGTTAAAATGCTCTTGTTGTAAGACATCCGATGAAGTACATGGTCGAGAAAGTCATTGGGTACAATCGCAGACAGGTCCCACTTTAGAAGATGTAATATTTGAGATTCCATATCCtggaagaaacaaaacaattgcaATGATGATAAGCTAATGTACATTCATATTGTTGTTCACTATTCATGACTACAAAATGTGTATTAGTCTTAAATGGTAATGTATTataatttgtcattatttctaTACCATGATAGGTTTACACAAGCTTATGTGTCTAGGCTGTCCATATACTTTCAGTTTGATAACAATAATGGCATTGCCTTCGATTCCAAATATTAAGGATGTGTTCAGTGTTATTTGGTactagtaaatttaaaaaaaagacaagtgaTATGTTTGTGCAGGCTATTAATGTAGATCAGTATACTGCATGACTTCTCCCGTATAATAGGAATGTTATTATGTAATGCTTTTGTGTCAACATCTTTGCTATAAGAGTTTTATCACATTGTGACAATAATATTTTAACATAccaacattttacttttttaatgaaaaatctTATAGCAATATGTAGGTGTAATATAAAATTCCCATGTGTACACACCGTAAGCTCTTCAAGTGTAATGGAGTTGTCTGTGTACATGACCAGCTGTTCACCGCTGATAGGGGTGGTCTCTTTTAACTTTGATGCCAGGAACATGCAGGCGGCCCCCAACAATTGCAATCGTGTTCTTTTAATATCCCTGATACAAAGAAATCTGTCCAAATAATTTACACTTAAAGGAAACACCTCTTCTTCCATCCTCTGTTCTGAACACACCTGTaacaaatggaaaaacaaaggcTATAATAGTCAATTTTAATGACATGAATCAagagcacatttttttaataattataaaatctaGATAATTGTATACATACTTCAATAATACGTCTAAATACGAAATGAAAAATAGAatcaatatctagattctagatgtagatgCATTaaacaatgcaaaaaaaaaaaaaaaaaaaaaaaaaaaggcattctTAAATTACATctaatactaaaagaataatGAATTAATGGTAATCTTGAATAACTTGGTTTGAttaattataaatctagattctatggtagatctatctaaatctgAATTTAGAGATAGTCTATATTTTTATCTGAAAAATTGTATCTAGACTAGaagaagatagatctagatcggatattctaaatatagattctagaatctaccTTAGTTTTAGAATGAATAATTGTCCTAGCTCTAgtctacatttagatctagactcataTAAATCTGGATAACTCATTTAGTCATTACTGATTACTCATTTACTGTCATACATAGTCACACAGTCACAATGTCAGTCTGAGCTTGAAAATGGCAAAATTGCTGTAAGTCATTTCAAGTTAAAGACAAAGACATACAGATGAATAAGACAGATCTAGACTCTGTGCACTACCCAAGGGCAAGCTGCAAAATGAATTAGCTGCAAAGCCGGTATGAAAATTTGGCCATGATTCATACAGCTCGTGGAATTTCAAGGCCTCCCAGCTGGTTCGGCCATATTGCAACCGGCAGGATGTCATTTTGTCTCATACAATTAAATAATGAGTCTacaggtatttaaaaaaaaaaagtgtaagtgAAATTTTACAcacgtagactagatctagaacaagaTTTTTGTAAGGATGATTAACAATGTTGATGATGTGGCAATATATCATTTATATGCAATGTCATAGACAGTTGACTCTTGATTAGTGTTAGTCTAGTCTATTAAAATCAGACAGTGAATCTGAGTGAAATTTACCTCTGCCATCCATTCAGTGACCATTTTTCTCATGTATGGTTGAATGTCAGTTTGCACACAGTTGAAATAGCAAGTATGGGGTAGATATTTATCCTCTGTGGAGAGCAAATTCGTTAACACTCTGCTGTCATTCAATAAAACGGGGTCCTTGATGGCCCTGTGTGCTTTACCTCCGATATCAGTTTCGCAACAAACCAGTGAAAAGTGATCCATTTTGTATTATAAAAGTTGCAGATGAATCgcaaaacagaagaaaaaacacAGAATCGCTGATATTAATCCTAGAAATGTTCACGAATATTACTCCAAGAggtgaaagaaaataaatatgagGTAGAAATTGTTTCAATTCAGTTTAGGCCTCAGACAGCCGACACTGCCTCTATCGAAGCTAGGTTCTTAATACTTGCAAATGCTGGTGCTCAGCATTTATGTTTCAATGAGGAGGGGTCGTCTGCGCATGCGCGAGACATGAGAAAATTTCTCTGCGGTgcaaaattttgcattttttaacgTATTTTGCACAATTTTAAGTGATTTTAAGATTGCATACGTAAATATGAACATTAAATAATGCTTTACATGCAAAACTTGCATAAATAGATGCATATAAAGCATTAAAAACGACTTTCTTCTGcacaaaattagtttaaaaaaaaaagaagagagaaggggggggagtAGAAATCTGTGCTGTGTGTGGCAGACATGGGTGGCCCGCTGGCTTAGCGCAGGAGGGCTTCATCACAGGCTCAGCAAAGCGGGCACGACCTGCAGTCATAGTTTCAGTCAATCCGACTGGGGAGCAGATGAGCACTAGATCTTGTAGattctacattaaaaaaaatagagagagagagagagtctaaCTAGTTCAgataaaaacagaaaaaatgtaacattctctataaaaattaaaatgataatgTTGAGAAATAGACAAACTtgcaatgtagatctagaatctagaactagtGGTGCTTGGTGGTAAGGAATGTAGAATgtaaagcaataataataattttttttaaaaaggttcaaTCTAGTAAAGTATATGTCGTAAAGCCTACTTACACATTAATACACACTTAACACATCACATAGACGATTGTGGAATGACGCAAACTTCTAATAAATCAATCTGAatcttgttagtttttttttttttttgtaaggtaATTGTTAAGTGTCATGCATACTTTCAATAAAtttagagatctagtgctagcTAGATCTAGGAGTAGGACCTAGTTAGATGCTCGAGTTggtagaatatatttatatatataatacattcaATCGACATATATCAGGGTATGTATTGTATACAGTACTGTGTCCGCCTAAACCTCGTCCTTAAAGGGGTCTccgacttaaaaaaaaaagtttaacaagctatgcatattaaataaaacaaaataatggaaACGAGATGTACACGTAGCCAACATGACATGcctttagatctatttatattattaattgcaTAAATATCGAAGAGAGTAGAGGGACACTTAAAAATTCCTGTCCATGGATTCCAAGAAGACGAAATCAGATGGATGACTACCCTGTTGTTAAACCACTACACAAAGTAGTGTAGACCAGCTATATAAGGTTATTAccatcttgttttaaaatgtagaccTAGACTATTATACATGTGAACGATAGTCTTTCTACCACTGTACCAATATGTATTTGTAAAAACCACTTGTATATTAAGAAAAAAGAGGATTCTCTTTCAGATGACCAAAACTAGGCAATGTATATAGTACCTAGAGCACAGTACAGAGATAGTAGTGAAATTAGATTTTCAATAGCGCATTAGTTTTTGAGATCAAATGACTGCCAGACAAAACCAATACCTTAATATCTCTACGCGAACAGCAGAAAGTGACTACTAGATGTAGAGCTATTtatgtactttttgttttctaaacgtcaaacaaaattgaaaaaaaaaatgtgtgtgtagaGGGGTGTGtgattccattaaaaaaaagggtgggggatTAAGAATCTAGAGAATAATTGGACTAgttatatttgttataaatataatcGCAACTAGTTAGACAATTTGTAGCTTTTAAACAATAAGATAGGTAATTAGATAGATCAAAGCTAGcttctataaaatatatatatatatatgatcgaAAGTTcacttatatatagatataaacctttttttttttcattctttcacCGCCAGGGTACCAGTTGCGTATCTATTTTTAGAATACCACGGTAtgagaagaaagagaagtgGAAGGGTAGGAAGGGGGGTGAATGGGGGGCTATGCTAACACAGAAAAACGAGGTCAACAGAGAGTCCAGAACAAATGCGTCTCCCTCTGAATGAATAGCGCTTGCGTAGCAAgacatgaatgaaaaaaaatagcagGCTGCGTCTGATTCGTCTGTGACAGAGCCCACCCCATCTTGATGCTAAAGGGAGTGGAAGCAGATTCGGGGGATGTTGGGGCGGGGTTTGCAGAAGAAAAGGGGCCGTAACATCCAACCATCCATGCTGTGTTATTCCCCTTTCCCCGTTTTCTGCTCTCACCCGGTTTCGAGAGTAAAGCAATTTTGTTTCGCTATCTTCCTTTtgttactattagatctatatcatatcaGAGTTTGGTAATGTTGTTGCTGTGCTGTATATGCTGCGCCATTGTTCTTATATTGACAAGTGAATGTCACCTTATAAGAGTGAAGTTTAGTCAGCTTATATCACTgacataataaatgtatattGATCCCTATGATAATATTGAAAAGCTAGATCCAATGaaaagatctatatttagatctaatacttGATTAGTGCAATGTTAGTATTGATTTTTTGAAAGtatcagtgttttttttttttttttgtgtttctgtTTGAAGCCGTATAAATAAGAATGATGTAATTAATTCAGTTAACATGTTAGGAGATGTTTGATTcgttaaattaatatattttttacttgaaCACACTACATGCTAAAGTGaagtttttaaaactgtttttgagatctaagggttatgtaagaaaaaaaataatgatatgtAAGTAGGCCATTTTCTTGGAGATGGATTTGCGCGTGGGCATTTACTAGGTCTAAtatttttaagaattattttaagaaaatgttgGGGGCGTGACTGTGCGGTGGTTAGGTAGGCGTGACCAAAGTTCCTAAATGCGCATATGGGCGTGCTCAAAGTGGAGGTGTTGTGTAGTGGGCGTGTTTAAGGTCAAAATGTGTGAAAGGGGCGTAGCAATGGAGTCTGGTCTCCTGGTCATTTCCACTGTCTTTCTGGGCTAGGTTAATTTCTAAGTTTGTACATTTGTAGACTTGTACACCTGAAGACTTGTACATCAGTAGACTTACTTGTACATCCGTGGACTTGTTCTCCTGTAGACTTGTAAAtctgtagactttttttttgtacaactGTAGAATTGCTTGTACATCTGTAGACTTGTACATCTTTAGACTTACTTGTACAtctgtagacttttttttttacaactgtaGACTTACTTGTACATCTGTAGACTTGTACATCCGTAGACTTGTACATCCGTAGACTTGTACATCTGTAGACTTGTACATCTGCAGACTTACTTGTACATCCGTAGACTTGCACTCCTGTAGACTTGTACATCTGTAGACTTGTACATCTGTAGACTTGTACAACTGTAGACTTACTTGTACATCCGTAGACTTGTACTCCTGTAGACTTTTACATCTGTAGACTTGTACACCTGTAGACTTGTACATCTGTAGACTTTTTTTGTACAACTGTAGACTTACTTGTACATCTGTAGACTTGTACATCTGTAGACTTGTACATCTGTAGACTTGTACATCGGTAGACTTGTACATCTGTAGACTTACTTGTACATCTGTAGACTTACTTGTACATCTGTAGACTTACTTGTACATCTGTAGACTTGTACATCTGTAGACTTACTTGTGCATCTGTAGACTTGTACATCTGTAGACTTACGCGTACATCCGTAGATTTGTACACCTGTAGACTTGTACACCTGTAGACTTTCTTGTACATCTGTAAACTTGTACATCTGTAGACTTACTTGTACATCTGTGGACTTACTTGTACATCTGTAGACTTGTACATCTGTAGACTTGTACATCTGTAGACTTACTTGTACATCCGTAGACTTGTACTCCTGTAGACTTGTACTCCTGTAGACTTGTACACCTGTAGACTTGTACACCTGTAGACTTGTTCATCTGTAGACTTGTACATCTGTAGACTTACTTGTACATCTGTAGACTTACTTGTACATCTGTAGACTTGTACATCTGTAGACTTGTACATCTGTAGACTTGTACATCTGTAGACTTACTTGTACATCCGTAGACTTGTACTCCTGTAGACTTGTACTCCTGTAGACTTGTACACCTGTAGACTTGTACACCTGTAGACTTGTTCATCTGTAGACTTGTACATCTGTAGACTTACTTGTACATCTGTAGACTTACTTGTACATCTGTAGACTTGTACATCTGTAGACTTGTACATCTGTAGACTTGTACATCTGTAGACTTACTTGTACATCTGTAGACTTGTACTCCTGTAGACTTGTACATCTGTAGACTTGTACATCTGTAGACTAACTTGTACATCCGTAGACTTGTACTCCTGTAGACTTGTACTTCTGTAGACTTGTACATCTGTAGACTTACTTGTACATCCGTAGACTTACTTGTACATCCGTAGACATGTACTCCTGTAGACTTGTACTTCTGTAGACTTGTACACCTGTAGACTTGTAGATCTGTAGACTTACTTGTACATCTGTAGACTTGTACATCCGTAGACTTGTA includes:
- the LOC106059492 gene encoding G1/S-specific cyclin-D2-like; amino-acid sequence: MDHFSLVCCETDIGGKAHRAIKDPVLLNDSRVLTNLLSTEDKYLPHTCYFNCVQTDIQPYMRKMVTEWMAEVCSEQRMEEEVFPLSVNYLDRFLCIRDIKRTRLQLLGAACMFLASKLKETTPISGEQLVMYTDNSITLEELTDMESQILHLLKWDLSAIVPNDFLDHVLHRMSYNKSILTAVKKQAQTFAALCATDSKFMMIPPSMIACAAIGTAFRNLNCESGTELMTLHAITGNDMDLIRGCVEQVEQTIRNCMSAYNQSQTPTKQDSHKQEQPTTPTDVREINIMAVDSVQKPVPVMY